The following proteins are encoded in a genomic region of Nicotiana sylvestris chromosome 4, ASM39365v2, whole genome shotgun sequence:
- the LOC104223416 gene encoding uncharacterized protein has translation MEIYAKAYDVKVWRVIKKGNYPLSAAAQPLVDPEDIDSYTDEQMAVVRVNNKARNLLYNAISGQEYEKISSCDTTKEMWDKLEVTYEGTSKVKETHINILVHDYELFHMKEGESIEKMFAKFSKIISNLKAFGKPYSSGDQVGKILRSLPTTWKTKVVILES, from the coding sequence ATGGAAATATATGCAAAGGCATATGATGTTAAAGTATGGAGAGTCATCAAAAAGGGAAACTATCCTCTATCGGCTGCTGCTCAACCTCTTGTTGATCCTGAAGATATAGACTCATATACAGATGAGCAAATGGCAGTTGTGCGAGTCAACAACAAGGCAAGAAATTTGCTTTACAATGCTATAAGTGGTCAAGAATATGAAAAAATCTCTAGTTGTGATACAACCAAAGAAATGTGGGATAAGCTTGAAGTTACATACGAAGGAACCAGCAAAGTGAAGGAAACACATATCAACATATTGGTTCACGATTATGAACTCTTTCATATGAAAGAAGGAGAATCCATTGAGAAAATGTTTGCCAAATTCAGTAAAATTATTAGCAACCTAAAAGCTTTCGGCAAACCATACTCAAGTGGCGACCAAGTTGGAAAGATTCTTAGAAGTTTACCAACCACTTGGAAAACTAAAGTAGTCATACTTGAATCATAG